CGGGCGCTGGAGTACGGCATGCCGCCGACCGGCGGCATGGGCATGGGCGTGGACCGATTGATCATGGTGCTGACCGGGCGCGGTATACGCGAGACCATTCTGTTCCCGCTTCTCAAGCCGCTCTAATTCGACGCACGGTTCGCGGTCGGTGCTGCCGTCGGCAATTCGAGTGCTGCGCTAGGGTGGCGAGGACACCTCGTTCCTCGTAGAGAATGGTTTTGCACATGGCGCAGAAAACGGTCGTCACGCTCATCGACGATCTGGACGAAGGCACGGCGGACGAAACCGTTCTGTTCGGCATCGACGGGTCGAGTTACGAAATCGATCTTTCGTCGAAGAACGCCGCGCAGCTGCGTGACTCGCTCGCGAAGTACGTGGCCAATGCGCGACGCGCTTCGGGCAGGTCGCGGCAGCCCGGCGCGGTCCGCCGGGGGCGCCCGGCGCGGGGCGACCGCGAGCAGACGCAGGCAATTCGGGAATGGGCCCGTAATCACGACTACAAGGTGGGCGAGAAGGGTCGAATCCCGGCGCACATCGTCGAGGCGTACAACGCGCAGAACTGACGTCGCACCGAATTCGCGGGGCACGGCGGCACCGACCGTCGCCTCGTCCGAGCCCGGGCCGGGCACCGCGCCGGCCCGGGCTCGTGCCCGTCGTGGGCGGCGGCCGTTCGCCCGCGGCTTAACGACCGCCGGCATCATCGGGGCCGCTGCGTCGTTGACCCCGGTGGATGCCCCGCCACCGCGCCTCGGGCGTCCGGACCGGTCCACCACGGGTGAGCCGGGTGTTCGTCACCTGTGCGGACTACAGTTGGACGTGCAGGACGCAGCGGAAATCGGCGCGGAAGGAGCTGCCCCCAGATGTTCGAACGGTTCACAGACCGCGCGCGGCGCGTAGTCGTCCTGGCCCAGGAAGAGGCCAGGATGCTCAACCACAACTACATCGGCACCGAGCACATCCTGCTCGGGCTCATCCACGAGGGCGAGGGCGTGGCGGCCAAGGCCCTGGAATCCCTCGGCATCTCCCTCGATGCCGTCCGCCAGCAGGTCGAGGAGATCATCGGCCAGGGCCAGCAGGCGCCGAGCGGGCACATCCCGTTCACGCCGCGGGCCAAGAAGGTGCTCGAGCTCTCGCTGCGCGAGGCGCTGCAGCTCGGCCACAACTACATCGGCACCGAGCACATCCTGCTCGGGTTGATCCGCGAGGGCGAGGGCGTGGCCGCGCAGGTGCTGGTCAAGCTCGGTGCCGACCTCAACAAGGTCCGCCAGCAGGTCATCCAGCTGCTCAACGGCTACCAGAGCAAGGAGCCCGCCGGCACCGCGGCCGAGGCCACGCCGTCCACGAGCCTGGTGCTCGACCAGTTCGGCCGCAACCTCACCCAGGCCGCCCGCGAAGGCAAGCTCGACCCGGTCATCGGGCGCGAGAAGGAGATCGAGCGCCTCATGCAGGTGCTCAGCCGCCGCACCAAGAACAACCCGGTGCTCATCGGCGAGCCCGGCGTCGGCAAGACCGCCGTCGTCGAGGGGCTGTCGCAGGCCATCGTCAAGGGCGAGGTCCCCGAGACGCTGAAGGACAAGCAGCTCTACACGCTCGACCTCGGCTCGCTGGTCGCGGGCTCCCGCTACCGCGGTGACTTCGAGGAGCGCCTGAAGAAGGTGCTCAAGGAGATTCGCACCCGCGGCGACATCATCATGTTCATCGACGAGATCCACACCCTCGTCGGTGCCGGTGCCGCCGAGGGCGCGATCGACGCGGCGTCCATCCTCAAGCCGATGCTCGCGCGCGGCGAGCTGCAGACCATCGGTGCGACCACCCTCGACGAGTACCGCAAGTACCTGGAGAAGGACGCCGCGCTGGAGCGGCGCTTCCAGCCCATCCAGGTGGGTGAGCCGACGGTCGCGCACACCATCGAGATCCTCAAGGGCCTGCGCGACCGCTACGAGGCGCACCACCGCATCTCGATCACCGACGCCGCGCTGGTGTCGGCCGCCGGGCTGGCCGATCGCTACATCAGCGACCGGTTCCTGCCCGACAAGGCCATCGACCTGATCGACGAGGCCGGCGCCCGCATGCGCATCCGTCGCATGACCGCGCCGCCGGACCTGCGCGAGTTCGACGACCGCATCGCCGACGTGCGGCGCGAGAAGGAGAGCTCGATCGACGCGCAGGACTTCGAGAAGGCCGCGTCGTTGCGCGACAAGGAGAAGAACCTGCTCGCCGAGAAGGGCAAGCGCGAGGCCGAGTGGAAGGCCGGCGACCTCGATGTCGTGGCCGAGGTCGACGACGAGCAGATCGCCGAGGTGCTGGCGATCTGGACGGGCATCCCGGTCTTCAAGCTGACCGAGGAGGAGACCGCCCGGCTGCTGCGCATGGAGGACGAGCTGCACAAGCGCGTCATCGGCCAGGAGCAGGCGATCAAGGCCGTCTCGCAGGCGATCCGGCGTACCCGCGCCGGCCTGAAGGACCCGAAGCGTCCCG
This portion of the Jatrophihabitans endophyticus genome encodes:
- a CDS encoding histone-like nucleoid-structuring protein Lsr2; protein product: MAQKTVVTLIDDLDEGTADETVLFGIDGSSYEIDLSSKNAAQLRDSLAKYVANARRASGRSRQPGAVRRGRPARGDREQTQAIREWARNHDYKVGEKGRIPAHIVEAYNAQN
- a CDS encoding ATP-dependent Clp protease ATP-binding subunit, which gives rise to MFERFTDRARRVVVLAQEEARMLNHNYIGTEHILLGLIHEGEGVAAKALESLGISLDAVRQQVEEIIGQGQQAPSGHIPFTPRAKKVLELSLREALQLGHNYIGTEHILLGLIREGEGVAAQVLVKLGADLNKVRQQVIQLLNGYQSKEPAGTAAEATPSTSLVLDQFGRNLTQAAREGKLDPVIGREKEIERLMQVLSRRTKNNPVLIGEPGVGKTAVVEGLSQAIVKGEVPETLKDKQLYTLDLGSLVAGSRYRGDFEERLKKVLKEIRTRGDIIMFIDEIHTLVGAGAAEGAIDAASILKPMLARGELQTIGATTLDEYRKYLEKDAALERRFQPIQVGEPTVAHTIEILKGLRDRYEAHHRISITDAALVSAAGLADRYISDRFLPDKAIDLIDEAGARMRIRRMTAPPDLREFDDRIADVRREKESSIDAQDFEKAASLRDKEKNLLAEKGKREAEWKAGDLDVVAEVDDEQIAEVLAIWTGIPVFKLTEEETARLLRMEDELHKRVIGQEQAIKAVSQAIRRTRAGLKDPKRPGGSFIFAGPSGVGKTELSKTLAEFLFGDDDALIQIDMSEFHDRYTVSRLVGAPPGYVGYDEGGQLTEKVRRKPFSVVLFDEVEKAHPDVFNTLLQVLEDGRLTDGQGRIVDFKNTVLILTTNLGTRDVSKAVSLGFAAANDTESNYERMKQKVNDELKQHFRPEFLNRIDDIIVFHQLSQAEIVRIVDLMLARLDVQLRNKDMGIELTQDAKNLLAEKGYDPVLGARPLRRTIQREIEDPLSEKILFGELEAGQIVLIDAEPVDPMKKDGAQQFSFRGEAKPSALALDEPAANVSAD